The Streptomyces sp. Alt3 genome has a segment encoding these proteins:
- a CDS encoding helicase C-terminal domain-containing protein translates to MGTTTPPRTLAEALRARGDESLAGLLRARPDLLSPVPSDITQLATRAGTRASVVRALEHLDRFALQAAEALAVAPDPAPYDTLLALLTGDGQDDGAGRGDAGAAITAALPGALATLREQALVWGEDTALHLVRTARELLAPSPQHPSPTGLGPTVAEATAGMSPGRLQEILAAAGLPATHDPVSAVAALTGLFTDRTRMAELLDTAPVEALAVLDRLVWGPPYGEVTPNPAPPVQWLRDRGLLLPVSTRTVVLPREAALHLRAGRAHRVPEPVAPELVAAAERDPQAVDRAAAGQGFMALSTVEELLKLWNDGGPAILRAGGLSVRDLKRAAGALDVTEPVAAFWIELAYAAGLLASDGETDERYAPTPASDEWLDLPAQDRWTHLVTAWLAATRTAGLIGGQDSKGRALSALGPDLDRSAAPEVRHRVLALFAGLPPGTAPDPQTLLARLRWERPLRATGPGGPAAPADASDLRSRIALWTANEAELLGITGRGALSSQARALLDEGPDAAAARLAPLIPEPLDHVLLQADLTAVAPGPLERPLADMLSVLADVESKGGATVYRFTPGSVRRALDAGRAATDLHAFLATHSRTPVPQPLSYLIDDVARRHGHLRIGAASAYVRCDDEAVLNEILADKRSATLRLRRLAPTVLAAQADPGSLLEGLREMGYAPAAESAEGDVLITRAGARRTPPRTPPVPVPEGPPVPDATLLAAAVRAVRAGDTAARAVHRETTDTASAGALPRTTPAETLATVQAAAMTGSAVWIGYVNADGAASQRVIAPVKVEGGFVTAYDHTADEVRTYPLHRITGVAELADEQTS, encoded by the coding sequence ATGGGGACGACCACACCACCGCGTACGCTCGCCGAAGCTCTGCGCGCACGGGGCGACGAATCGCTGGCAGGGCTGCTGCGCGCGCGCCCCGACCTGCTCAGCCCCGTGCCGAGCGACATCACGCAGCTGGCGACGCGCGCCGGTACGCGCGCCTCCGTCGTCCGTGCGCTGGAGCACCTCGACCGCTTCGCCCTCCAGGCCGCGGAGGCCCTGGCCGTGGCGCCGGACCCGGCTCCCTACGACACGCTGCTCGCGCTCCTCACAGGTGACGGCCAGGACGACGGCGCCGGGCGCGGCGACGCCGGCGCGGCGATCACCGCCGCGCTGCCCGGCGCCCTCGCGACCTTGCGCGAACAGGCCCTGGTCTGGGGCGAGGACACCGCACTGCACCTCGTACGCACCGCGCGCGAGCTGCTGGCCCCGTCCCCGCAGCACCCCTCACCCACGGGCCTCGGACCGACCGTGGCCGAGGCCACGGCCGGGATGTCGCCCGGCAGGCTGCAGGAGATCCTGGCCGCCGCCGGGCTGCCGGCCACCCATGACCCGGTGTCCGCCGTCGCCGCGCTGACCGGGCTGTTCACGGACCGGACCAGGATGGCGGAGCTGCTGGACACCGCACCGGTCGAAGCGCTGGCCGTGCTCGACCGGCTGGTCTGGGGACCGCCGTACGGCGAGGTCACGCCGAACCCCGCCCCTCCCGTGCAATGGCTGCGCGACCGCGGGCTGTTGCTGCCCGTGTCGACACGCACCGTCGTCCTGCCGCGCGAGGCGGCGCTGCATCTGCGGGCGGGCCGCGCCCACCGCGTGCCCGAGCCCGTCGCCCCGGAACTCGTGGCGGCGGCCGAGCGGGATCCCCAGGCTGTGGACAGGGCGGCGGCCGGCCAGGGCTTCATGGCACTGTCCACCGTCGAGGAACTGCTGAAGCTGTGGAACGACGGCGGCCCGGCCATCCTCCGCGCGGGCGGCCTGAGCGTGCGCGACCTGAAGCGGGCCGCCGGAGCGCTCGACGTCACCGAGCCCGTCGCCGCCTTCTGGATCGAACTCGCCTACGCCGCGGGCCTGCTGGCCTCCGACGGCGAGACCGACGAACGGTACGCGCCGACGCCCGCGTCCGACGAGTGGCTGGACCTGCCCGCCCAGGACCGCTGGACCCACCTCGTGACCGCCTGGCTCGCCGCCACGCGCACCGCGGGCCTGATCGGCGGCCAGGACTCCAAGGGCCGGGCCCTGTCGGCGCTCGGCCCGGACCTGGACCGCTCGGCCGCGCCCGAGGTACGCCACCGGGTCCTGGCCCTGTTCGCCGGGCTCCCGCCGGGCACCGCACCCGATCCGCAGACCCTGCTCGCCCGGCTCCGCTGGGAACGGCCGCTGCGCGCGACCGGACCGGGCGGACCGGCGGCCCCCGCCGACGCCTCCGACCTCCGCTCCCGGATCGCCCTGTGGACGGCCAACGAGGCGGAGCTGCTCGGGATCACCGGACGCGGGGCCCTCTCCTCCCAGGCCCGGGCGCTCCTCGACGAGGGCCCCGACGCAGCCGCCGCCCGCCTCGCCCCGCTGATCCCCGAGCCCCTGGACCACGTGCTGCTCCAGGCCGACCTGACCGCGGTCGCCCCCGGCCCGCTGGAACGCCCGCTCGCCGACATGCTCTCGGTGCTCGCCGACGTCGAGTCCAAGGGCGGCGCGACGGTCTACCGCTTCACCCCCGGTTCCGTGCGCCGGGCGCTCGACGCCGGGCGGGCCGCGACCGACCTCCACGCATTCCTAGCCACCCACAGCCGCACGCCCGTGCCGCAGCCGCTGAGCTACCTGATCGACGACGTGGCACGCCGCCACGGCCATCTGCGGATCGGCGCCGCGTCCGCCTACGTTCGCTGCGACGACGAGGCCGTGCTCAACGAGATCCTGGCCGACAAGCGTTCGGCGACCCTGCGGCTGCGCAGGCTCGCACCGACCGTCCTGGCCGCGCAGGCCGATCCGGGCTCGCTGCTCGAAGGGCTCCGCGAGATGGGGTACGCCCCGGCCGCCGAGTCCGCCGAGGGCGACGTGCTGATCACCCGGGCCGGTGCCCGCCGCACTCCGCCCCGTACGCCGCCCGTACCCGTCCCCGAGGGGCCTCCGGTCCCGGACGCCACGCTGCTGGCCGCCGCGGTCCGGGCGGTCAGGGCCGGTGACACGGCGGCCAGGGCCGTCCACCGGGAGACCACGGACACGGCGTCGGCAGGCGCCCTCCCCCGCACGACCCCGGCCGAGACCCTGGCCACGGTGCAGGCGGCGGCGATGACCGGTTCGGCCGTCTGGATCGGCTACGTCAACGCGGACGGCGCGGCCAGCCAGCGGGTGATCGCCCCGGTCAAGGTGGAGGGCGGCTTCGTGACGGCGTACGACCACACGGCCGACGAGGTCCGGACGTATCCGCTGCACCGGATCACGGGCGTCGCCGAACTCGCCGACGAACAGACGAGCTGA